A window of Candidatus Omnitrophota bacterium genomic DNA:
ATTAACATTAACTCTTTTTATTTTATGCTTGCCCACCCCTGCCGCATAAATAGCCTTAACTGCCTGGACATAATAATCTATATTGGATTTATCTTCCGGGGCAGCCTCCCCGCAAACCATCAGTATTCTCTTGTGGCCGCGCCCCAGGAGCCACTCTACCTGATGTTTAATTTCAGGCACAGTTAGGGCCTTACGCTTAATCAACGGGTTATCCGCTTTGAATGCGCAATATAAACAATTATTAGCGCAAAGATTGCTGATATAAAGTGGCGCAAAGAGCACTACCCTTTTCCCATAAATCTCTTCCTTAACTGAATTAGCCGCGCTGAATATCTTCTGAATATATCCGGGATCATCCACCGCAAGCAAAGCCGCTGACTCAGCCATTGTAAGCCGCTTAAGCGCACGGCTTTTATTCAGAATTGCATCAAGCGCGCGCTGATCAGTGTTTACCGCCTCAATTAATAAATTATTTATTTTTTCTGCGTTAATATATTTCATAAAATTAAAGCGCCTCCAGATCGGTTGGGGCGCGGCCTAAAGAACGCAAGAGAGAAACCGTGGATTCAATCTGGGCGGAAATATCCTCGGATTGATGCGCTCTGTCCGGATAAATAGAGTAAAATGGCCGATAGGATAACGGGGTAACATTAAGCATCAGCGAATTTGCTCCCGCAAGCAGGCTGCTTTTTGCCGCGTCCTTGCTTAAAGTTTCCAGAGCGGTAGTTACCAGAATCTTGGCATTGTTGTCGCCTACAATTCTGGCCAGGGCCAAGACCTTAATCACTTCTTCTACCGGCACGGACTTGTGATTTGAGAAAGGCGTAGCCGGATGCGGGATAAAAGGGCCGAAACTATACATCTCCGCGCGCAGCTCTTTAGCCAGAAATAAATCATTTAAAATATCTTCATTGCTCTGCCCGGGTAAGCCGATTAAGCTTCCGGTAAGGATTAAGTAACCCAGAGCATAGGCCTTGCGTAAATGCAGCAGCCGGTTCTCTAAGCTCATCCCGGGATGCACCTTCTGATAAAGCTTAAGGTTGGAAGTTTCAAAACGCATCAGCAGGCCGCGGGCTCCGGCCTGATAAAGTTTTTCTAAACCCTCTACTCCGATCTCGCCAAAACTTATAAAAATCAGCGCGGGAAATTTTTCCTTGATCTGTTTAACGATATCCGCTAATTCATCAATGGTGTATCCGGGATCCTCTCCGCTTTGCAAAACTAAAGATTTAAATCCATAAACTTCAACCGCCTCTTTAGCCGCCTGTAAAATTTCATCCTTACTCATGCGATAGCGCTTCAGTTCCTTATTATGATAAGATATCCCGCAATACTGGCAACCCTGGCAACAGTAATTGGATATCTCAATTATCCCATGGACGCAGCAGGAATTTTTATGGTATTTCTGGCGCAGGAAATTTGCTGTTTTAAAAAATAACTCTATCTTGTGCTTGTCTTTTGACCCCAATAGGTACAACAGCTCCCGGCGGCTGAGCTCTCTTGACTGGCTGGCCTTATCCAATATTGCAAATAGTTTCTTATCCGTATGCGTACCGTTAAACTGCAGGCGGGAAAGCTTTAAATCCACCTCCTGCAATTGGAAAAACGTTTCTTTCCATACCGCAAGAATACTTTGGGCCTCAGAGGGAGAAATCTTGCTGACCACAAATCCTCCCTGCGCGTAGATATAATCGCCGATATCGATTTTGGACAGTTCGTTATGGGCTTTCCTTTTCTCGCCAAAATAATCCACGGTGACCGTGTTATTCTCTATTTTTTCAACTTTCCCCGGTATGGCATAACACATCTTAAACTAAAGCAGCCTTTCTTGGATAAATTTATCAACTTGTTCGGTCAACTCTTGCAGCTTTTCTTGCAATGTACCGCTTAAAGATTCGCCAAAACCTACATCAGCCACCTGGATGCCGGCAACATAAATTTTGGTTGTAATCTCCAAATCGGAGGTTAACCTGAAAATATCCTTAAGATTTAGTTCATGGGATGAGAGCGCACTGTCTTTATTTGTAAAAGAGGCTTGCTCTAAACCAAATATCTTTAACTCCCCTATCGGCAATTTTGCGTTGATACCGTCGATAAGTAAAACCGTATCATAGTCCTGCAGGCGATGGATTAAATCAAAACTGGCAATGCCAAAATCAAGATAGTCGATACCCGGGCGCGGATAATGATTAAGGAGGGACCCCAGAATAATTACCCCTATTCCGTCATCTCTCCTTAAACTGTTGCCTAAACCGATTACCGCGATTTTTTTAGACAAAGCTTACGTCCAGCAAATGCGTGGCGCAGGATATGCAGGGGTCATAGGAACGGGCCAACATCTCAAGATCAAGGGTAATCTCTTCTTGAGTTTTCTTACCCAACAACTCCGGGACAAGTTTGCGCATATCATCCTCTAAATTACCTATATTCTGATTGGTAGGAATCACGCAGTTGGCAGCCGTAATATGCGCGGAATCATCAATTGTATATTCATGGAATAAAGAACCCCGGGGTACTTCAACGCATCCTGTGCCGGTATTGGGTTTATATTTGATCTTGCCAACTTCACTTCTCTTTGGCCAGGAGGCAACCACCACCCCCTCCTCCTTTAATCCGTCTTTTAAAATCTTCTCCAGTATAGTAATCGATTCTTCCAGGCAGTGCACCCATTCCACAAGCTGAGCGGCAGTATTAAGGTAAGGGTTATAGCAGGGAGCCTTTAGCCCTAATTCGGCGGCTACTGCCTTGGCTTTTTTGTGCAGCTTATTGAAATTATTGTTAAAACGCGACAGGGATCCCACGGCATAAGACTTGCCGTTGATCTTGGAAATTTTAGCCTTGGAATAATCGACCACGGATTCCATAAAAAGTTTACGGTAATCCCGCACTTTGCTCTTTTCCCCGTTGACCATTAAATCTCCGTCATACATCGCGTATTCATCATCAGAGGTCAGGGACATATATTGAGTCGGCCTCTGGAATTGCGGAAATTTAAGCGTCTTAATGATCTTTACCGTCGCTTCGCCGTCTTTGCGCGATTCTAACATCAGGGTATGCAATTTTTCCAGTCCTTCCCTTGACGGAAGCTGGGTAAGCCCGCCGATAACATAACTTATCGGATGGATATGCCTGCCGGCAAGCACCTCTGCGCCATAATCACTCATCCGCTTCATCCGTAAAGCCATCTCAATTACCGGCCGGTGCGTTTTGATCAAAGGAACAATACTTTTTACCCCTAATAAATCCGGGGCAACCAGAATATAGATGTGCAAAATATGGCTGTCCAGCATCTCGGTGTATAGCAGCAGCTTCCTGAGCATCACTACTTCAGCTGATGGTTTTACGCCCAAGGCATCCTCTGCCGCCTTAATGCTGGCCAGGGTATGCCCGCAAGCGCAAATGCCGCAGATACGGCTGGTCAGATGCTGGGCTTCCCAGATCGACCTGCCGACAAGCATCGACTCAAAAAAACGCGGAGATTCAATTACCTGAAACTCGCATTTAGCCAGCTTGCCTTCTTTTACGTCCACAACAATATTACCATGGCCCTCTACCCTGGTCAGATAATGCACATCAACATTCAGGTTTTGCGAATCTATCTTATTTGAACTCTTGGTCATATTTCTCCCCCATAGAATCATTATATAAAGTAAAACTATTCAGGATATCCTCTACCTTTAACCCGTATTTTTGCAAGATATCTTTTGCCGCGTCACTTGCCGGTTTCTCAACCAACCCTCGGCAGCCATAGCAGCGGTTTCCGTTATTAATGCACCAGGAGTTGCATCCGGCGCGGGTAACCGGGCCCATACACTCCTGATCCTTTTCATAACGACAGACATTTTCATTCATCTTGCATTCCACGCAAACAGCGTAATTGGGCAAAGGATAAGGCTTACCCAAAAGGATTGCTTTGAGGACCGCAATAATCTCGGGAATATAAGGCGGGCAGTTAAGGATATAATAATCCACTTTCACTACCGCGTCC
This region includes:
- a CDS encoding cytochrome B, whose amino-acid sequence is MKKQSKPKVAFFDFTDCEGCQLQFANMGNTFLELTELVDIVSFREVMSENGQDYDVAIVEGSITTDNDVARIKKIREKAKILVAFGSCATIAGVNGIKNRSPLELAKQRVYGDKAGLINTIKAMPLDAVVKVDYYILNCPPYIPEIIAVLKAILLGKPYPLPNYAVCVECKMNENVCRYEKDQECMGPVTRAGCNSWCINNGNRCYGCRGLVEKPASDAAKDILQKYGLKVEDILNSFTLYNDSMGEKYDQEFK
- a CDS encoding Ni/Fe hydrogenase subunit alpha, whose amino-acid sequence is MTKSSNKIDSQNLNVDVHYLTRVEGHGNIVVDVKEGKLAKCEFQVIESPRFFESMLVGRSIWEAQHLTSRICGICACGHTLASIKAAEDALGVKPSAEVVMLRKLLLYTEMLDSHILHIYILVAPDLLGVKSIVPLIKTHRPVIEMALRMKRMSDYGAEVLAGRHIHPISYVIGGLTQLPSREGLEKLHTLMLESRKDGEATVKIIKTLKFPQFQRPTQYMSLTSDDEYAMYDGDLMVNGEKSKVRDYRKLFMESVVDYSKAKISKINGKSYAVGSLSRFNNNFNKLHKKAKAVAAELGLKAPCYNPYLNTAAQLVEWVHCLEESITILEKILKDGLKEEGVVVASWPKRSEVGKIKYKPNTGTGCVEVPRGSLFHEYTIDDSAHITAANCVIPTNQNIGNLEDDMRKLVPELLGKKTQEEITLDLEMLARSYDPCISCATHLLDVSFV
- the hydE gene encoding [FeFe] hydrogenase H-cluster radical SAM maturase HydE produces the protein MCYAIPGKVEKIENNTVTVDYFGEKRKAHNELSKIDIGDYIYAQGGFVVSKISPSEAQSILAVWKETFFQLQEVDLKLSRLQFNGTHTDKKLFAILDKASQSRELSRRELLYLLGSKDKHKIELFFKTANFLRQKYHKNSCCVHGIIEISNYCCQGCQYCGISYHNKELKRYRMSKDEILQAAKEAVEVYGFKSLVLQSGEDPGYTIDELADIVKQIKEKFPALIFISFGEIGVEGLEKLYQAGARGLLMRFETSNLKLYQKVHPGMSLENRLLHLRKAYALGYLILTGSLIGLPGQSNEDILNDLFLAKELRAEMYSFGPFIPHPATPFSNHKSVPVEEVIKVLALARIVGDNNAKILVTTALETLSKDAAKSSLLAGANSLMLNVTPLSYRPFYSIYPDRAHQSEDISAQIESTVSLLRSLGRAPTDLEAL
- a CDS encoding hydrogenase maturation protease; this translates as MSKKIAVIGLGNSLRRDDGIGVIILGSLLNHYPRPGIDYLDFGIASFDLIHRLQDYDTVLLIDGINAKLPIGELKIFGLEQASFTNKDSALSSHELNLKDIFRLTSDLEITTKIYVAGIQVADVGFGESLSGTLQEKLQELTEQVDKFIQERLL